From Leptotrichia wadei, one genomic window encodes:
- a CDS encoding YciI family protein → MKQIFIVATTYTKPLDEVGKFRQDHFAFIQKNIDAGKFIAGGRQNPPTGGLILAYNVTREELEEILKEDPYYKNNLIETVITEFTPALLDKEFEKYSK, encoded by the coding sequence ATGAAACAAATTTTTATTGTAGCTACAACTTATACAAAGCCATTAGATGAAGTGGGAAAATTTAGACAAGATCACTTTGCATTTATTCAAAAAAATATTGATGCTGGAAAATTTATCGCAGGAGGACGTCAAAATCCGCCAACAGGAGGACTTATCTTGGCATATAACGTAACAAGGGAAGAACTTGAAGAAATATTAAAGGAAGACCCTTATTATAAAAATAATCTAATTGAAACTGTGATAACTGAATTTACACCTGCATTGCTTGATAAGGAATTTGAAAAATATTCTAAATAA